The sequence tgcccccagctgATTGCAGGGTTATCCTACACAGCCTGGCACCATGCTCAGCATACAAAGCTGGAGGAAGGGGGAACATTGAGAGTGACACATTTGTCTTCCTGAGTCAGTGTTACATGACAGAACCCAGCTTTCTTGGGAGGTGAATGTCTCCTACCCAGAGGACATAGTAaataaattccttgttttgttttgcttctgtgcatggcttttgctttgcaaaaagCTTTGCTGTTTTCTTAAGTCTTTATCTGCACTCATAACTTTTCATTTCTACCCTTCCAATTCTCTTCCCCACCCTACCAAGGGAGAATGAGCAGGCAGCTCTCTGGGGCTGAGTTGGTTAAACAAGTGTGTCAGGGAAGTTCCTGTTGGACACCAAGGTTCTTTACACAAAGGATGGTcagctcccagggaagtggtcatgGCACCAAGCTTGTCAAGAATTAAAGGAGGTCTGCAGGATCCTCAGTCACACAGCTTAGTGTTACAAAGTTCTGCAAGGAGTTAAATTGGACTCAATTATCCTGatggaggtcttttccaactcagCTATCTATGTATTAAGACTATGTGAACGGAGCACATGCCTATATTCACCAGTCTTTCTTTCCAATCACATGGCACACAGACCACTTTGCTGCAGAAGTCACATGGGAtttccctcaccctgctgggtGGGGTGGTATTTAGAATTTAACAGGTCAGCTTCCTCTCCAGCCCATTGTGTCTTTTCAGCATTAAGATGCTGGAAATTGAAACAGAGGTATCAAACAGAAACAGGGCATGGGCAAGACTTTGAAACACAAGAAAGTCTGGGGGAGTGCAGAACTAGTGAGCAGGTCATGAGATCAGGAACTGTCAACTAAAGGTATGTAATAAATAGCCCCAGAGAAGTTGTCCAGAACAGTTgtgatgtcccatccctggaagtgtttaaggccaggcTGAATGAGATGCCGCATTATTTCTGAAAACTCAGAAACACATAAGACaataaaagaatgcaaactCAATCTTTACAAAGAAACATATGTTTTGTTCACTTAAAACTGAAGTTCAGACATGTTTGTCTGTACAATGtaaattcaaatatttacaATATTCGGTTGATATTGTATGAAGTTTCATTCCTTGTAACATCTATCTATTTAGATCCTTCAGTTCTAAAtagctttttttgctttttcctctgaattttaCGTAGCTTCTTCTTATCTTTAACAATTGGCTTTGACTCTGGTTTCACAAGCTGTATTTCCACTGGCTTCTCTTCAGCTGGAGTTTCAAAGACTACTTCAGTAGGATCTTCTTCAACAAGGACCTTAGCTCCTTTTTTCTTAACCATCTGCACTTCTTTcacctgctgcttctctctaAACTTAGCTGCCACTGACAATCTTATCAGTCGGCGATgctaaaaaaataagaatttaaatGTCATCATGTTTCAAATAAGGACAATGGAAGAAATCTGTTGTTAAAGAAACTAATTTCTTTAATACTAATTTCTCTGCTTAATGGCCAAGACCCTCAGTGTATGGTCATCTTTTCAGTGACATGACTTCTGCATTCACTTCATGATCACAAAACTACTCTGTCCTCTAACTGTCACCAGTTTAGGGCACTACAAAGGGTCATGGGGAAAGGCATACTTGATGCTCCTGCACAGACTGACTGCAAGGCTGGTTTTCTAATTACTTGctaaatgaaagagaaaacaaaggcagagctgcttaCCATATTTGGGGACCGGTAATGAGGATTTTCATAGAGAGTCGGTCCTCCAAAGCTACCTTGGAAGATTTTTATGAGGTTCAGGACAAAACGAGGCCCAATTTCTACTAGGGATGCATCTTCTTCTATTATctgcaataaaaagaaaactttgtcAATTTCTCACAGATTGAATCAAAGCATACGACCTTGCAGGCACCTTGCATATATATGGTAATACACAATTAAACTTAAATTCAAGATAAGGTACCTGATTAGTTATATTTCCATAAACCCAGTTCTGTACATACAGCAGTTCTTAGGAATTCAAGCAAGCTTTGAGTACTCTGTATTTGTGAATTCCTTCTACAGAAAGTAAACTCTAGATTACTTTGGGTCAAAGCAGCAACTTAGATTAAGGCACAGTTTAGGCCTTAGGTAGTGTGTCCTGCCACCAAGACATCCCTCACAGAATCACAACTTGATGAATGCAAGTTCAGTGAACCAGATCTCTCCAGAGATACAGGTGAAGGTTGTCATTTCAGGACACTGAATCTGCAAGCATTAGGGGCTGGCATACCCTGATAACAATAATCATGATTCTTATTTCATTTGGTGGATTTCATATGAAGCTACTCCACTGATCTCcttttgaaaagctggaagagaCCACTCACCTGGTAATTGCGGAACCAGATCCTTTCATCAGTGATGGTGAAGGTGAAAACATGATCAACAAAAGGCTGGCTTTTGGGGTGGTACTGAGGTGTACCAAATATCTGTAATAAAAGGCAGTGTTTCTGAACATCTGCAAGTTAAGAGGTCAAACACAAATGGCtctttttaaattccttttaatTTACTACATTCCCAAACCAAGGTTACATTTCATAACCCAAAACTTAAGAATAAGTGTCTGAGTCATGCTAAAAATATGATCCAAATCCTTTTTGATCTTTTCAAAGTTCAGAAGTGTAAAACTGcttcttgaaaaaaaaccacttgtGATTCTTAAGTATGTTGCCAAAAAACATCTCCAGTGAAGAAACACTGGAAACTATAGACTGACCTGAATAAACAATTCTTTTAGCAGGGCATAGTGTGGCTCCCGGTCAAATatctacaaaaaataaaaatttgttttacaTACAAGGCTAAATACAATAGTCATGCAAAAAGAATAAGAACGTAcccaaatgaaataaaacctaTACTTACTGGATCAAAAGACAAAAGGGGTCTTGAGCCCCTTAGGCAATTTCCTGTCATCTTCAGTTCAGCCAGTGTGTGAACTACagtgattaaaaacaaaaagaagttactatttacagaaaatgtttcagaCAGAACAGCAAGAATACAAACACAATAATGTCCACCAGCTTACCATTCTGCACCAAGAATTTAGCAGATGGTCCCTGTGGTGTGTTTGAAAGCCTTCAGAGGACAAGTGgtgggaagagagaaagaaaaatgttaacaGCAGGGAGAACACATGCTGGATTTCCACACTACACCCCACCCAGCTATTCCTGCATTGAAGTAGTTTCTGTCACATTTATAGCTGTACTGAGTTCCTTCAAAAAGCTCATAAACACttgttttctaaataattttataaaatgctTCTGCAAACAGTCACCAAAAGCTGTTCACACATTGTAAATTTGCACTATCCACAGAAGTGCAATATTAGAACAAATTCAACTAAGCAGCAGTATTTCATGTATCTTTACTATTACAGTAGGAAGCTTCAGCTAGAACTGAAGCATCTGCAGCTATAAACAGAAATGTAACAAAACATAACATTTCCTTACCACATGTAGAGATCCTGTTTCTTTTTGGCTTCAAAAAAGATGCACTTATTGCAGTTTTTCATTTCACACACCTACACAAGACACATCAAATTAGCTGCTTACAAACATCCTGAAGACATTTTTGATAACTTTCCACATTTATCtctaatattttcttctctccaaaATGCAAGTTCAAAAAGCAAAGATCTTGTCTTATGAAATGACATCTACTGACACTCAAATTTTGgttaggttttaaaaaaaatttcacataCTTACTACAAGGAGTAATAACCTCACTAAAGCTACAAACCTGATAAGCTCTCCAGATACAAACacaagagcaggagctgagacaTTAGGTTCTAGGTTCAGAACTATCAACATCCTACTACATTTTGGCTGGCTGCATTTGTGTCCTGCACTGTTCAAGCATAAGCTGTACTACACTTCTCACCTACATAGAAAAGCACATTATGCTGTATTTCTTCTTCAATATGCTGTATTTCTTCATGATGAAAATCTGTATCTAATTAAATGTTTCATTCTGGTTTTATTAATCAAAAGTCAACTTTTGGCTTTTTGGGTATCAGTAATTTTCACCTATGAAGTTACACTTTGAATTTGGTTGCCCCTTTCCCTGGCATACTGAATTTccatagaaaataaaataaaatacagaagcaTCAAGATAAATCCTGAATTACCTCATTGATTACAAATAACTGGTCTTTACGGTCCATTTTTGTATCTGGAAGACAAAGCCAACACTTACAAAGCTGGAAAACCAATTCAATACAAGAGATTATTGTAACAGTTAGGTTTTTTGCAAAAAGGTTACTAGTTTATAAATGAAAGGGTAATTATCAAATTGTTTCTGTCATGTTATGGAATATCTAAACATAGCAACAAAACTAACTGCGCAGGCTCAGGAGCGATGCCATAGGATTCACTTCCCAGAAAATACTGGGATACAAAAATTGCTGTACTTGCTGGCTCAAAAGGTGTTTGTTTGAGATAAAAGTTTCATCAAAATTCTTCTgtaccacattaa is a genomic window of Ammospiza nelsoni isolate bAmmNel1 chromosome Z, bAmmNel1.pri, whole genome shotgun sequence containing:
- the BRIX1 gene encoding ribosome biogenesis protein BRX1 homolog, giving the protein MACGRMAAKRKRGALAAGKAKRARSASSAGEAAPEGGPRDGSAPPQEYSIPPPVSQGKWKNKERVLIFSSRGINFRTRHLMQDLRTLMPHSKADTKMDRKDQLFVINEVCEMKNCNKCIFFEAKKKQDLYMWLSNTPQGPSAKFLVQNVHTLAELKMTGNCLRGSRPLLSFDPIFDREPHYALLKELFIQIFGTPQYHPKSQPFVDHVFTFTITDERIWFRNYQIIEEDASLVEIGPRFVLNLIKIFQGSFGGPTLYENPHYRSPNMHRRLIRLSVAAKFREKQQVKEVQMVKKKGAKVLVEEDPTEVVFETPAEEKPVEIQLVKPESKPIVKDKKKLRKIQRKKQKKLFRTEGSK